Proteins found in one Deltaproteobacteria bacterium genomic segment:
- a CDS encoding DUF4433 domain-containing protein, whose protein sequence is MTRDDVQELHSIMPIANLPSTLENGLLSHARVERLRHLSIAMPDVQRRRALRSVPGGRPLHEYVNLYFHARNPMMFSRKESHTSLCVLRVMHTVLDLPGVAIADQNASTDFARFHPSPEGLTRLDRSLVFAEFWTDPNPIEHRRRKAARCAEVLVPDRVDPCYIQGAYVSGLRAGAALAEIAPLLAVEELPGMFFQ, encoded by the coding sequence ATGACACGCGACGATGTTCAGGAACTTCACTCCATCATGCCGATCGCCAATCTCCCCTCGACTCTCGAAAACGGGTTACTCTCCCATGCACGGGTCGAGCGGCTTCGCCATCTTTCGATCGCCATGCCGGACGTTCAGCGGCGAAGGGCGTTACGCTCCGTACCCGGAGGCCGCCCGCTCCACGAATACGTCAATCTATATTTTCACGCCCGAAATCCGATGATGTTCAGCCGCAAGGAGAGTCACACGTCTTTGTGCGTTCTACGGGTCATGCACACGGTCCTCGATCTGCCGGGCGTGGCGATCGCCGATCAGAATGCTTCGACGGACTTTGCGCGATTTCATCCAAGCCCCGAAGGACTCACGAGGCTGGATCGAAGCCTCGTCTTTGCCGAGTTCTGGACGGACCCCAACCCCATCGAACATCGCCGCCGCAAGGCCGCACGTTGCGCCGAGGTCTTGGTGCCGGACCGCGTCGATCCGTGCTATATTCAAGGCGCATACGTTTCCGGATTGCGGGCCGGCGCGGCGCTCGCCGAAATTGCGCCGTTGCTCGCCGTGGAGGAGTTGCCGGGGATGTTTTTCCAATGA